The genomic interval CTTCGTAAACTCCATAGCCGTTAGGGCAGCCATCACTGCAAACCGGGCCAGTCCACCATGCACCACATACCGTACCATGCACGTGTTCAATCATGTTGCGGTCTTCCCATTTCTCGTTCATATGCGTATGTCCCGATAGGATATGAACCTGATAACCTTCCAGTAATTTATATAAACGTTCTCTGTTTGATAATACCCCACCCAGCTCATCATCTTTCAGTTTATTCCTTCTGGAATTACCTGTATTGGTCGGGATATGTACAGAAACTACCACCGTGCTTCCTGGTTTTACCGTCTTTAAATCCTGTTCAACCCATTGTAACTGAGTTTCTGTTAAATAACCGATATACTTTTTAGCGACTCCCAAAAAGAACACATTATCTAATGATATATAATGAATCTCACCCCGGTTATAAGAATAATAAGTAGGGCCGAATTCGTCTTTAAAAGTACGGGTTGACAATTCATCAGATCTTGCATCCAAATCCATATCATGGTTACCAGGCAGATTGAAAAAAGGGATACCCGTTTCAGCTACTGCATCTTTATAATCTGCAATCAGTTCAAAATGATCCCAAACCAAATCACCACAGCCAATTCCATGAAACAACGTTCCCTGAGGGTAAGATTTTAATAACTCCTGAACATCAGGAACAGTTTGAGCTTTTAGCAAAGCCGCGTCTTTTTTAGAGATAATCTGCGGATCGGCCCAGACTAAAAAATTATGTTTCTGATCAGATACATTCAGTTTTTCCAATACAAAATCAGCTTTGAAACTAGTACTGTCTTTTGGGATCGCCTTATAAAAAGAGGCAATACCTCTCTTTTGATTAAACTGATAACCAGCCGGAGAACTGATATAAACATAGTCCGCAGTGTGGTTACTCAGCAGCTCGTAATTACCACGTTTATCAGTC from Pedobacter sp. WC2423 carries:
- a CDS encoding calcineurin-like phosphoesterase C-terminal domain-containing protein; this translates as MLNRRHFLRNLGLSGTLIVAPAALIEAATLPLPAKPTDLTTVTLKGNISAGDNPVAGVAVTDGINITLTDKRGNYELLSNHTADYVYISSPAGYQFNQKRGIASFYKAIPKDSTSFKADFVLEKLNVSDQKHNFLVWADPQIISKKDAALLKAQTVPDVQELLKSYPQGTLFHGIGCGDLVWDHFELIADYKDAVAETGIPFFNLPGNHDMDLDARSDELSTRTFKDEFGPTYYSYNRGEIHYISLDNVFFLGVAKKYIGYLTETQLQWVEQDLKTVKPGSTVVVSVHIPTNTGNSRRNKLKDDELGGVLSNRERLYKLLEGYQVHILSGHTHMNEKWEDRNMIEHVHGTVCGAWWTGPVCSDGCPNGYGVYEVTGSEIKWYYKSTGKAKDHQLRIYPKGSFSEIASVAASGNLQETTPATSPEIGVNIWNWDPKWKVEYFEDGVNKGAMKQRTAMDPIAYKLYDGPLVPKKHKWVEPTLTDHLFFATPAPGTRQFKVVATDRFGSVYTEEVTIS